A genomic window from Nicotiana sylvestris chromosome 11, ASM39365v2, whole genome shotgun sequence includes:
- the LOC104218282 gene encoding ethylene-responsive transcription factor ERF025-like: MWSNHCPSNSAAISNRSEQGRHSVYRGIRKRNGKWVSEIREPRKTTRIWLGTYPTPEMAAAAYDVAALALKGHDTPLNFPGSMCSYTMPASLTAADIRAAAANAAAVRAPQLEREEARHQAECQPEVGDGAMGQEFFDEEEVFGMPRLLVDMAEAMLVSPPRMKTTPYDELPEYSDASYTLWSYP; the protein is encoded by the coding sequence ATGTGGAGCAATCATTGTCCTAGTAATAGTGCTGCTATATCAAACAGGTCAGAACAGGGGAGGCATTCTGTTTATAGAGGAATTCGCAAGAGGAACGGGAAATGGGTATCAGAAATACGTGAACCGCGGAAAACTACAAGAATATGGCTAGGCACGTATCCAACACCAGAGATGGCAGCTGCAGCATATGATGTTGCAGCTTTGGCATTAAAAGGTCATGATACGCCGTTGAACTTCCCGGGCTCAATGTGTTCATATACTATGCCAGCTTCGCTAACAGCAGCAGACATACGCGCGGCAGCTGCAAATGCTGCTGCTGTTAGAGCGCCACAACTGGAACGCGAAGAAGCGCGGCATCAGGCAGAGTGCCAACCTGAAGTTGGAGATGGAGCAATGGGACAAGAGTTTTTTGATGAAGAGGAAGTGTTTGGTATGCCAAGATTGTTAGTTGACATGGCGGAGGCAATGCTTGTGAGCCCTCCTAGGATGAAGACGACTCCTTACGATGAGTTGCCTGAATATTCTGATGCATCATATACTCTCTGGAGTTACCCTTAA